In Streptomyces sp. NBC_00483, a single window of DNA contains:
- a CDS encoding alpha/beta fold hydrolase, which yields MNTDITKRSALTVDGRTLSYVDFGGPGRPLLALHGHMSEGLSYAGLAAHLAPEWRVIAPDQRGHGESDRAADYSREGYLADLKALMDHLGLDRAALLGHSLGAINAYQFAARHPERVTALINVEGCAELGLDGSNPLAFVLNLPEGSAPDREAFVAQLGPFAPHFESAVRERPDGTWGLHFHPQDIYDSEDQVHGDHWADWTGSICPALLVRGTKGGVVPAEQAEQMVARRPGTHLVELETDHFVYANDPAGFAAAVRGFLAAV from the coding sequence ATGAACACCGACATCACCAAGCGCTCCGCGCTCACCGTCGACGGCCGCACCCTTTCCTACGTGGACTTCGGCGGCCCCGGCCGCCCGCTGCTGGCCCTGCACGGGCACATGTCCGAGGGCCTGTCGTACGCCGGGCTCGCCGCTCATCTCGCCCCGGAGTGGCGGGTCATAGCCCCCGATCAGCGCGGCCACGGCGAGTCCGACCGGGCGGCCGACTACAGCCGCGAGGGCTACCTCGCCGACCTGAAAGCCCTCATGGATCACCTGGGTCTGGACCGGGCTGCCCTCCTCGGCCACTCGCTCGGCGCGATCAACGCCTACCAGTTCGCAGCCCGCCACCCCGAGCGCGTCACCGCGCTGATCAATGTCGAGGGATGCGCCGAACTCGGCCTGGACGGCAGCAATCCGCTGGCGTTCGTCCTGAACCTGCCGGAGGGCAGCGCCCCCGACCGGGAGGCGTTCGTCGCGCAACTCGGCCCGTTCGCGCCGCACTTCGAGTCGGCCGTCCGCGAGCGGCCGGACGGCACCTGGGGCCTGCACTTCCACCCTCAGGACATCTACGACTCCGAGGACCAGGTGCACGGCGACCACTGGGCCGACTGGACCGGCTCCATCTGCCCGGCGCTGCTGGTGCGTGGCACCAAGGGCGGCGTGGTGCCGGCGGAGCAGGCAGAGCAGATGGTCGCCCGACGCCCCGGCACCCACCTCGTCGAGCTGGAGACCGACCACTTCGTATACGCCAACGACCCGGCCGGCTTCGCGGCCGCGGTCCGCGGCTTCCTCGCCGCCGTCTGA
- a CDS encoding glutathione peroxidase — protein MTIYDAVQIDNLQGGAADLPQYQGKAVLIVNVASKCGLTPQYTALEELQKQYADRGFTVLGVPCNQFMGQEPGTADEISEFCSATYGVTFPMTEKVDVNGEERHALYANLVDTADAEGHTGDIRWNFEKFLVGRSGDVVARFSPQTTPDAPEVVAAIERELSAQS, from the coding sequence ATGACCATTTACGACGCAGTACAGATCGACAACCTTCAGGGCGGCGCCGCCGACCTGCCCCAGTACCAGGGCAAGGCCGTCCTGATCGTCAACGTTGCCTCGAAGTGCGGACTCACGCCGCAGTACACCGCCCTGGAGGAGCTCCAGAAGCAGTACGCGGACCGTGGGTTCACGGTTCTCGGCGTGCCCTGCAACCAGTTCATGGGGCAGGAGCCCGGTACCGCCGACGAGATCTCCGAGTTCTGCTCGGCCACGTATGGCGTCACGTTCCCCATGACCGAGAAGGTCGACGTCAACGGCGAGGAGCGACACGCGCTGTACGCGAACCTCGTCGACACGGCGGACGCGGAGGGGCACACCGGCGACATCCGTTGGAACTTCGAGAAGTTCCTGGTGGGGCGCTCCGGCGACGTCGTCGCGCGCTTCTCGCCCCAGACGACGCCGGACGCGCCGGAGGTCGTGGCGGCCATCGAGCGGGAGCTCTCGGCGCAGAGCTGA
- a CDS encoding ATP-dependent DNA ligase codes for MLFARLAQVSQDVAAASARSRKIALLAELFRDADPDDVPIVIPYLAGRLPQGRLGVGWRVLSERVEAAPEPRLSVQDVDALMTELGDVSGAGSQAERKRLVGELMGAATEGEQRFLFGLVTGEVRQGALDAVATEGLAQATGAAPADVRRAVMLAGGLQDVAQALLARGTETLDEFRLTVGRPVLPMLAHSAGGVGEALDKLGTCAVEEKLDGIRVQVHRDGDAVHIYTRTLDDITDRLPEVTDAVREFAGERFILDGEVIALGADGRPRAFQDVAGRVGSRVDVARAAEALPVSPVFFDVLYVDGRDLLDLPFAGRHEQLARLVPEPMRVRRVVVEEGEGADNAVQRGIAEAFFADTLARGHEGVVLKGLEAPYSAGRRGASWVKVKPVHTLDLVVLAAEWGHGRRTGKLSNLHLGARRPDGTYAMLGKTFKGLTDALLTWQTERLLASAVSDDGHVVTVRPELVVEIAYDGLQRSTRYPAGVTLRFARVMRYREDKSAGEADTVGAVLAAHPSLDA; via the coding sequence ATGCTGTTCGCCCGGCTCGCTCAGGTGTCCCAGGACGTCGCCGCCGCCTCCGCGCGGTCGCGGAAGATCGCGTTGCTCGCCGAGTTGTTCCGGGATGCCGATCCGGACGACGTGCCGATCGTCATCCCGTATCTGGCGGGGCGGCTGCCCCAGGGGCGACTCGGGGTCGGGTGGCGGGTGCTGAGCGAGCGGGTCGAGGCGGCGCCGGAGCCGCGGCTGAGCGTGCAGGACGTCGACGCGCTGATGACCGAGCTCGGGGATGTGTCCGGCGCCGGGTCCCAGGCCGAGCGGAAGCGTCTCGTCGGGGAGCTGATGGGGGCCGCCACCGAGGGCGAGCAGCGGTTTCTGTTCGGGCTCGTGACCGGTGAGGTGCGGCAGGGCGCCCTGGACGCCGTCGCGACCGAGGGGCTTGCGCAGGCGACGGGCGCCGCCCCCGCCGACGTACGACGTGCCGTGATGCTGGCGGGTGGGCTGCAGGACGTCGCGCAGGCGCTCCTCGCGCGCGGCACCGAGACGCTCGACGAGTTCCGGCTCACCGTCGGCCGGCCCGTCCTGCCGATGCTCGCGCACAGCGCGGGTGGCGTCGGCGAGGCTCTCGACAAGTTGGGCACCTGCGCCGTCGAGGAGAAGCTCGACGGCATCCGCGTGCAGGTTCACCGGGACGGCGATGCCGTGCACATCTACACGCGGACGCTCGACGACATCACCGACCGGCTCCCCGAAGTGACCGACGCCGTACGGGAGTTCGCCGGTGAGCGGTTCATTCTCGACGGGGAGGTCATCGCGCTCGGTGCGGACGGGCGGCCGCGGGCGTTCCAGGATGTCGCGGGGCGGGTCGGGTCGCGGGTCGACGTCGCGCGGGCCGCGGAGGCACTGCCGGTCTCCCCCGTGTTCTTCGATGTGCTGTACGTCGACGGGCGGGATCTGCTGGATCTGCCGTTCGCCGGGCGGCACGAACAGCTGGCACGGCTCGTGCCGGAGCCGATGCGGGTACGGCGCGTCGTGGTCGAAGAGGGAGAGGGCGCGGACAACGCCGTACAGCGGGGCATCGCCGAGGCGTTCTTCGCCGACACCCTCGCGCGTGGCCATGAAGGTGTCGTGCTCAAGGGGCTCGAGGCCCCGTACAGCGCGGGCCGCCGCGGCGCGTCCTGGGTGAAGGTCAAGCCCGTGCACACGCTGGACCTGGTCGTGCTCGCCGCCGAGTGGGGGCACGGGCGGCGCACCGGCAAGCTGTCCAATCTGCACCTGGGCGCGCGCCGCCCCGACGGTACGTACGCGATGCTCGGCAAGACGTTCAAGGGGCTCACCGACGCATTGCTGACCTGGCAGACGGAGCGGCTGCTCGCGTCGGCCGTCAGTGACGACGGTCATGTCGTGACCGTGCGGCCCGAGTTGGTCGTCGAGATCGCCTACGACGGGTTGCAGCGTTCGACGCGCTACCCGGCGGGCGTGACGCTCCGCTTCGCGCGCGTGATGCGGTATCGGGAGGACAAGTCGGCCGGAGAGGCGGACACGGTGGGGGCGGTGCTCGCCGCTCATCCGTCGCTCGACGCCTGA
- a CDS encoding cation:proton antiporter regulatory subunit, producing the protein MPASRLSRTPLPGIGYRYDLTTREQRQLSVVAHRDGGRTLSAYRADDPDACDLSLKLTSGEAAYLIDALTPSHHSPNLLHTTDLGLVAERIEVPGTSIWNGRLLGETKMRTDTGASIVAVLRRADAIPSPTPDFRLAGGDTVIVIGTREGVDAAAAILGRE; encoded by the coding sequence GTGCCCGCTTCACGCCTGAGCAGGACACCATTGCCGGGGATCGGCTACCGCTATGACCTCACGACCCGCGAGCAGCGTCAGCTCTCGGTAGTCGCCCATCGGGACGGGGGGCGCACCCTCAGCGCGTACCGGGCGGACGACCCGGACGCCTGCGACCTGTCGCTGAAGCTGACGTCGGGGGAAGCGGCGTATCTCATCGACGCGTTGACGCCTTCGCACCACAGCCCGAACCTGTTGCACACCACCGACCTGGGTCTTGTCGCCGAACGCATCGAGGTGCCCGGCACCTCGATCTGGAACGGGCGGCTGCTGGGCGAGACGAAGATGCGCACCGATACCGGCGCGTCGATCGTGGCCGTACTGCGCCGCGCCGACGCGATTCCGTCGCCGACGCCGGACTTCCGGCTCGCGGGCGGCGACACGGTCATCGTCATCGGTACCCGCGAGGGCGTCGACGCGGCGGCCGCGATTCTGGGGCGGGAGTGA
- a CDS encoding cation:proton antiporter — MHSALFLIEFGAITLALGLLGRLAGRLRFSPIPLYLLAGLAFGEGGLLPLGASEEFVAIGSEIGVILLLLMLGLEYTASDLVTNLKTQYPAGLVDMTFNALPGAAAALLMGWGPVAAVVLAGVTWISSSGVIAKVLGDLGRLGNRETPVILSILVLEDLAMAVYLPIITALLAGVGWAAGGLTLAIALGAAGLVLFIAVRFGRHISKFVSSDDPEKLLLVVLGLTILVAGLAQQLQVSAAVGAFLVGIALSGEVAENTHTLLSPLRDLFAAVFFVFFGLHTDPASIPPVLLPALLLAVVTACTKIATGYWAARRAGISVKGRWRAGGALVARGEFSIVIAGLAVTSGIEPRLGPLATAYVLILVIVGPLTARFVQPLAQRLFPQRPAVPVGVVPEPRAAEQGAEAAQVAEVAQAGQVAQAAPVAQADEKKPDEKPDDRPAAVDEHSR; from the coding sequence ATGCACAGTGCTCTCTTTCTGATCGAATTCGGTGCCATCACGCTGGCGCTCGGGCTGCTCGGGCGGCTCGCGGGACGCCTGCGGTTCTCACCGATCCCGCTGTATCTGCTGGCAGGGCTCGCGTTCGGCGAGGGCGGTCTGCTGCCGCTCGGCGCCAGCGAGGAATTCGTGGCCATCGGCTCCGAAATAGGCGTGATCCTGCTGCTGTTGATGCTGGGCCTCGAGTACACGGCCAGCGATCTCGTCACCAATCTCAAGACGCAATATCCGGCCGGCCTAGTCGACATGACGTTCAACGCGCTGCCCGGTGCCGCCGCCGCGCTGCTCATGGGGTGGGGCCCGGTGGCCGCCGTGGTGCTCGCCGGTGTCACCTGGATCTCGTCCTCGGGCGTGATCGCCAAGGTGCTCGGGGACCTGGGCCGACTCGGCAACCGCGAGACGCCGGTGATCCTCAGCATCCTGGTGCTCGAGGACCTGGCGATGGCCGTGTATCTGCCCATCATCACGGCGCTGCTCGCCGGGGTCGGCTGGGCGGCCGGCGGGCTCACGCTCGCCATCGCGCTCGGCGCCGCGGGTCTGGTGCTGTTCATCGCCGTGCGGTTCGGGCGGCACATCTCGAAGTTCGTGTCGAGCGACGACCCGGAGAAGCTGCTCCTCGTGGTGCTCGGCCTGACCATCCTGGTCGCCGGCCTCGCGCAGCAGCTCCAGGTGTCTGCGGCCGTGGGCGCGTTCCTCGTGGGCATCGCGCTGTCCGGTGAGGTCGCCGAGAACACGCACACGCTGCTGTCCCCGCTGCGGGACCTGTTCGCGGCCGTGTTCTTCGTCTTCTTCGGTCTGCACACCGACCCGGCGAGCATTCCGCCGGTGCTGCTGCCCGCGCTGCTGCTCGCCGTGGTCACGGCCTGCACGAAGATCGCTACGGGGTACTGGGCGGCGCGCCGCGCCGGGATCTCCGTCAAGGGACGCTGGCGGGCCGGTGGCGCGCTGGTGGCGCGCGGCGAGTTCTCCATCGTGATCGCGGGCCTCGCCGTGACGTCCGGCATCGAGCCGCGGCTCGGCCCGCTGGCCACCGCGTACGTGCTGATCCTGGTGATCGTGGGCCCGCTGACCGCGCGGTTCGTCCAGCCCCTCGCACAGCGGCTGTTCCCGCAGCGCCCGGCGGTGCCCGTGGGCGTGGTTCCCGAGCCGCGTGCGGCCGAGCAGGGCGCGGAGGCCGCACAGGTCGCGGAGGTCGCCCAGGCCGGACAGGTCGCGCAGGCCGCGCCGGTCGCGCAGGCGGACGAGAAGAAGCCGGACGAGAAGCCCGACGACCGACCGGCCGCCGTGGACGAGCACAGCCGCTGA
- a CDS encoding MFS transporter: MDRSPDTSPAGAEPGIESSPPGGGSVPYAGGGKHEHRWLILAVIGLAQLMVVLDATIVNIALPSAQKDLGFSDGNRQWIVTAYSLAFGSLLLLGGRIADLVGRKAVFLTGLVGFAVASALGGAASSFEMLVAARALQGAFGALLAPAALSLLTTTFTDPKERAKAFGIYGAIAGAGGAVGLLLGGVLTEYLDWRWCLFVNLAFAAFAFLGGLRLLHGGRPADRPKLDVPGTILVSAGLFCIVYGFSNAETHDWSEFATWGFLVIGVILLAAFAWFETRAAHPLLPLRVPLDRDRGASYLAMFIAGAGMFGVFLFLTYYLQQILEFSPVSTGVAFLPMVACMIFSSIVTQNVLAPKFGPKPIVPLGMALSVIAMIWLTFLDLGSSYAAHVLPPTLVMGLGMGMIFATAMNLATSGIAAHDAGVASAMVNTSQQVGGSIGTALLNTLATTAATSYLVGKRPTPLVRAQAAIESYSTAYWWSAAFFGVGFVVTLLLYRPGAPKVMSGEGAAHM; the protein is encoded by the coding sequence ATGGATCGCTCGCCCGACACCTCCCCTGCAGGCGCCGAACCCGGCATAGAGAGCTCCCCTCCCGGCGGCGGCTCCGTGCCGTACGCGGGCGGGGGCAAGCACGAGCACCGCTGGCTGATCCTCGCCGTGATCGGCCTGGCCCAGCTGATGGTCGTCCTCGACGCCACCATCGTGAACATCGCGCTGCCGTCGGCCCAGAAGGACCTCGGGTTCTCCGACGGCAACCGGCAGTGGATCGTCACCGCCTACTCCCTGGCGTTCGGCAGCCTGCTGCTGCTCGGCGGGCGGATCGCCGACCTCGTCGGCCGCAAGGCCGTCTTCCTCACGGGCCTGGTCGGCTTCGCGGTGGCCTCCGCGCTGGGTGGTGCGGCGAGCAGCTTCGAGATGCTGGTCGCGGCGCGCGCCCTGCAGGGCGCGTTCGGCGCGCTGCTCGCGCCGGCCGCGCTCTCCCTGCTGACGACGACGTTCACCGACCCCAAGGAGCGGGCCAAGGCTTTCGGCATCTACGGCGCCATCGCCGGTGCGGGCGGCGCGGTCGGGCTGCTGCTCGGCGGTGTGCTGACCGAGTACCTGGACTGGCGCTGGTGCCTGTTCGTGAACCTGGCCTTCGCCGCCTTCGCGTTCCTGGGCGGCCTGCGCCTGCTGCACGGCGGGCGCCCGGCGGACCGGCCGAAGCTGGACGTGCCCGGCACGATCCTGGTGTCGGCGGGCCTGTTCTGCATCGTGTACGGGTTCTCCAACGCCGAGACACACGATTGGAGCGAGTTCGCGACCTGGGGCTTCCTGGTGATCGGCGTGATCCTGCTCGCCGCGTTCGCCTGGTTCGAGACGCGGGCCGCGCATCCGTTGCTGCCGCTGCGCGTGCCCCTCGACCGGGACCGCGGCGCGTCGTACCTGGCGATGTTCATCGCCGGTGCGGGCATGTTCGGCGTGTTCCTCTTCCTGACGTACTACCTGCAGCAGATCCTGGAGTTCTCGCCGGTGTCGACCGGTGTGGCGTTCCTGCCGATGGTCGCCTGCATGATCTTCTCGTCGATCGTCACGCAGAACGTGCTCGCGCCGAAGTTCGGGCCGAAGCCGATCGTCCCGCTGGGCATGGCCCTGTCCGTCATAGCGATGATCTGGCTGACCTTCCTCGACCTCGGCAGTAGTTACGCCGCCCATGTGCTGCCACCCACGCTGGTGATGGGCCTCGGCATGGGCATGATCTTCGCCACGGCCATGAACCTCGCCACGTCCGGTATCGCGGCGCACGACGCGGGCGTGGCCTCCGCGATGGTCAACACCAGTCAGCAGGTGGGCGGTTCGATCGGCACGGCGCTGCTGAACACGCTGGCCACGACCGCGGCGACCAGCTACCTCGTCGGCAAGCGGCCCACGCCGCTGGTGCGGGCGCAGGCCGCGATCGAGAGCTATTCGACCGCCTACTGGTGGTCGGCCGCGTTCTTCGGCGTCGGCTTCGTCGTGACGCTGCTGCTGTACCGGCCGGGGGCGCCGAAGGTGATGTCCGGCGAGGGGGCCGCGCACATGTGA